One genomic region from Conexibacter woesei DSM 14684 encodes:
- a CDS encoding hydantoinase B/oxoprolinase family protein, translating to MQLVEQADPVTTEIVRHGLGSAADQIKRTLIRTAMTPIIYDVLDFAAAIYDDRCRMLAQAPSIPLFMGTMSFCVEAAVRRVGGPDALEPGDAILINDPYETGSHPQDAAVVMPIFMPDGTLVGYAAVKAHWMDIGAKAPYCTDTTDVHQEGTIFPGIHVMRRGVMQDDVVRIAQANSRMPGFVLGDLNAQISAVQVGAAATARLVARYGLDRFRACVERMYDHGEAVVRRYVERIPDGRYVGRGELDDDGISGVPIPFHVTLEVEGSSVRFDFSDCPGVQTGPVNCPIASTVSAARVALTMLAGNGEAPTEGHFRPIEVVARPGSMFHARPPAPCFLYGWPAIQACDAVLRALADAVPELVPAGSGGDICGVGFWGVDQRSGEFWSDASPYPIGQGASVGSDGSSGLLHFAEAATRFTPAEVREVRFPVVQERLELATDSAGAGRRRGGLGLDIGFRLLQDAELISTLDRTKNAPQGLAGGHDARPNGATVAFPDGRVEPVTKVTGLPVPAGTVLSLLTGGGAGCGEPRERDASAVLADVREGYVSEAAARRDYPHAFG from the coding sequence ATGCAGCTCGTTGAGCAGGCCGACCCCGTCACGACCGAGATCGTCCGCCACGGCCTCGGATCGGCCGCCGACCAGATCAAGCGCACGCTGATCCGCACCGCGATGACGCCGATCATCTACGACGTGCTCGACTTCGCGGCGGCGATCTACGACGACCGCTGCCGGATGCTCGCGCAGGCGCCGAGCATCCCCCTGTTCATGGGCACGATGAGCTTCTGCGTCGAGGCGGCTGTGCGACGGGTCGGCGGCCCGGACGCGCTCGAGCCCGGCGACGCGATCCTGATCAACGACCCGTACGAGACCGGCTCGCACCCGCAGGACGCCGCCGTCGTGATGCCGATCTTCATGCCGGACGGGACGCTCGTCGGCTACGCGGCGGTGAAGGCCCACTGGATGGACATCGGCGCGAAGGCGCCGTACTGCACCGACACGACCGACGTCCATCAGGAGGGCACGATCTTCCCGGGCATCCACGTGATGCGGCGCGGCGTCATGCAGGACGACGTCGTGCGGATCGCGCAGGCCAACTCGCGCATGCCGGGCTTCGTCCTCGGCGACCTGAACGCGCAGATCTCCGCCGTCCAGGTCGGCGCCGCGGCGACCGCGCGGCTCGTCGCCCGTTACGGCCTCGACCGCTTCCGCGCCTGCGTCGAGCGGATGTACGACCACGGCGAGGCGGTCGTGCGCCGCTACGTCGAGCGGATCCCCGACGGCCGCTACGTCGGGCGCGGAGAGCTCGACGACGACGGCATCTCCGGCGTGCCGATCCCGTTCCACGTGACGCTGGAGGTCGAGGGGTCGTCGGTGCGGTTCGACTTCAGCGACTGCCCGGGCGTGCAAACCGGCCCGGTCAACTGCCCGATCGCCTCGACCGTCTCCGCCGCGCGCGTCGCGCTGACGATGCTGGCGGGCAACGGCGAGGCGCCGACCGAGGGCCATTTCCGCCCGATCGAGGTCGTCGCACGCCCCGGCTCGATGTTCCACGCGCGGCCGCCCGCCCCCTGCTTCCTCTACGGCTGGCCGGCGATCCAGGCGTGCGACGCGGTGCTGCGAGCGCTCGCCGACGCGGTCCCGGAACTGGTCCCGGCCGGCAGCGGCGGCGACATCTGCGGTGTCGGCTTCTGGGGCGTCGATCAGCGCAGCGGCGAGTTCTGGAGCGACGCGTCGCCGTATCCGATCGGGCAGGGCGCGAGCGTCGGCTCCGACGGCTCCTCGGGTCTGCTGCACTTCGCCGAGGCGGCCACACGCTTCACGCCCGCGGAGGTGCGCGAGGTGCGCTTCCCGGTCGTGCAGGAGCGACTGGAGCTGGCGACCGACTCGGCCGGCGCGGGGCGCCGGCGCGGCGGGCTCGGGCTCGACATCGGCTTCCGGCTGCTGCAGGACGCCGAGCTGATCTCGACGCTCGACCGTACGAAGAACGCGCCGCAGGGGCTCGCCGGTGGCCACGACGCGCGGCCCAACGGCGCGACCGTGGCGTTCCCGGACGGGCGCGTCGAGCCGGTCACGAAGGTGACCGGGCTGCCGGTCCCGGCCGGCACGGTCCTCTCGCTGCTGACCGGCGGCGGCGCCGGCTGCGGCGAGCCGCGGGAGCGCGACGCGAGCGCCGTGCTCGCCGACGTCCGCGAGGGCTACGTCAGCGAGGCGGCGGCGCGGCGCGACTACCCGCACGCGTTCGGCTGA
- a CDS encoding hydantoinase/oxoprolinase family protein: protein MHAGPEAPDDRPTRVGVDVGGTFTDLILHDPRSGPRVVKVPTSPAAPEDGVLEAVARGLPPDALHGARAFVHGTTVGLNALLTRTGAVVGLITTDGFRDVLEIRRGDRADPYDLLWPVPAPLVPRRLRIGVRERVLADATVQLPLVDDDVRAALDVFRAERVSAVAICFINGYANPVNELRAAELLRAAGFDGPIALSHQVSGEYREYERTSTTAVDAFVQGVLGGYVSRLDDGLRAAGFGGDALMTCSGGGALTFGEVRARPFETIMSGPVAGVQAAAALGRTLGLRSVITADVGGTSFDTSLIDGGELPLRFAGEIDGMPIQAPWVDVRSIGAGGGSIAHVDAGGLLRVGPRSAGSAPGPACYGRGGTEPTVTDAMALLGMLGAGVLAGGLRLDVAAAESALEPISAQLGQSVEEVARGMLAITAAHMADAIREITVERGEDPREAAIMAFGGAGPLFGTLLADELDVGTVVVPPLAGNFSAWGLLGSDLVRSAARTRVTPLDADGLARVGEIAVELFDGLVAGGAEGVREVRLDMRYVGQEHTLTIELPAAAAGTGLGIALDALADRFGREYERTFGHTMAARVEVVTVRASMRLALADSDDALRAPEGGDATADGTAEAYSFRRGARVPFALHRRENLPAGAEVAGPAIVSEEITTIYLDDGFRLRVDDGGSLIVTGGLPHAAR from the coding sequence GTGCATGCAGGACCCGAGGCCCCGGACGACCGCCCGACGCGCGTCGGCGTCGACGTCGGAGGGACGTTCACCGACCTGATCCTCCACGACCCGCGCAGCGGGCCGCGCGTGGTGAAGGTGCCGACCTCCCCGGCCGCGCCCGAGGACGGCGTGCTGGAGGCGGTCGCGCGCGGCCTGCCACCGGACGCGCTGCACGGCGCGCGGGCGTTCGTGCACGGCACGACCGTCGGGCTCAACGCGCTGCTGACCCGTACGGGCGCCGTCGTCGGCCTGATCACGACGGACGGCTTCCGCGACGTGCTGGAGATCCGCCGCGGCGACCGCGCCGACCCCTACGACCTGCTGTGGCCAGTGCCGGCGCCGCTCGTGCCGCGCCGCCTGCGGATCGGCGTGCGCGAGCGGGTGCTCGCCGACGCGACGGTCCAGCTGCCGCTCGTCGATGACGACGTGCGCGCCGCGTTGGACGTCTTCCGCGCCGAGCGCGTGAGCGCGGTGGCGATCTGCTTCATCAACGGGTACGCGAACCCGGTCAACGAGCTGCGCGCCGCCGAGCTGCTGCGCGCGGCCGGGTTCGACGGCCCGATCGCGCTCTCGCACCAGGTCTCCGGCGAGTACCGCGAGTACGAGCGCACCTCGACGACCGCGGTCGACGCGTTCGTCCAGGGCGTGCTGGGCGGCTACGTCAGCCGGCTCGACGACGGGCTGCGCGCGGCGGGGTTCGGCGGGGACGCGCTGATGACCTGCTCCGGCGGCGGGGCGCTGACGTTCGGCGAGGTCCGCGCGCGGCCGTTCGAGACGATCATGTCGGGGCCTGTCGCCGGAGTCCAGGCGGCGGCGGCGCTCGGCCGGACGCTCGGCCTGCGGTCGGTGATCACGGCGGACGTCGGCGGCACGAGCTTCGACACCAGCCTGATCGACGGCGGCGAGCTGCCGCTGCGCTTCGCGGGCGAGATCGACGGGATGCCGATCCAGGCGCCGTGGGTCGACGTCCGCTCGATCGGCGCCGGCGGCGGCTCGATCGCGCACGTCGACGCGGGCGGGCTGCTGCGCGTCGGACCGCGCAGCGCGGGCTCGGCGCCCGGCCCCGCCTGCTACGGCCGCGGCGGCACCGAGCCGACGGTGACCGACGCGATGGCGCTGCTCGGGATGCTCGGCGCGGGCGTGCTCGCCGGCGGCCTGCGGCTCGACGTCGCGGCGGCGGAGTCGGCGCTCGAGCCGATCTCCGCGCAGCTCGGGCAGTCGGTCGAGGAGGTCGCCCGCGGCATGCTCGCGATCACGGCCGCGCACATGGCCGACGCGATCCGCGAGATCACGGTCGAGCGCGGCGAGGATCCGCGCGAGGCGGCGATCATGGCGTTCGGCGGCGCCGGGCCGCTGTTCGGGACGCTGCTGGCCGACGAGCTGGACGTCGGCACGGTCGTCGTGCCGCCGCTGGCCGGCAACTTCTCGGCGTGGGGCCTGCTCGGGTCCGACCTCGTCCGCAGCGCCGCGCGCACGCGCGTGACGCCGCTGGACGCCGACGGCCTCGCGCGCGTCGGCGAGATCGCCGTCGAGCTGTTCGACGGGCTCGTCGCGGGCGGTGCCGAGGGCGTCCGCGAGGTGCGCCTCGACATGCGCTACGTGGGCCAGGAGCACACGCTCACGATCGAGCTGCCGGCCGCCGCCGCTGGCACCGGGCTCGGGATCGCTCTCGACGCGCTCGCCGACCGCTTCGGGCGAGAGTACGAGCGGACCTTCGGGCACACGATGGCGGCGCGCGTCGAGGTCGTCACCGTGCGCGCGAGCATGCGGCTGGCGCTCGCCGACAGCGACGACGCGCTGCGCGCCCCGGAGGGCGGCGACGCGACCGCGGACGGCACCGCCGAGGCGTACTCGTTCCGGCGCGGCGCGCGTGTGCCGTTCGCGCTCCACCGCCGCGAGAACCTGCCGGCCGGCGCGGAGGTCGCCGGCCCGGCGATCGTCTCCGAGGAGATCACGACGATCTACCTCGACGACGGCTTCCGGCTGCGCGTCGACGACGGCGGCTCCCTGATCGTCACAGGAGGACTCCCCCATGCAGCTCGTTGA
- a CDS encoding hydantoinase/oxoprolinase family protein — translation MREMGSGAARVAIDVGGTFVDFVAVDEAGNVTVDKQPATPARLVEEIVTGLERLPIRLDGLGGLFHGTTVAINAVVQRRGARVGLLTTSGFRDVLEIGRGSRPNIYDPLYRPPAPLVPRHLRREVPERLAHDGSVVVPLDLDAVDREADALVAAGAESIAVCFLNSYVDATHERRAVERIRERHPQIRVQASVEATNEWHEFERTSTAVLNAYVQPLMDRYISSLAETLRQRGLRRPLAVMQSNGGVMSGERAALQPIRTLESGPAGGVIGARALARELGLPNVICADVGGTTYDVALIEDGEIIERTEVEVEGRPVVGSAIDIVSIGAGGGSIASLDALGGVTVGPRSAGADPGPACFGLGGTEPTVTDCQVVLGRIDPRRFLGARMQLDLEAARTAISAHVAEPTGVGVETAASGVLALAETNMTYAIRAVTVERGLDPRDFAMVSYGGGGGMFAAAIAQELEVPVVVVPRAAANFSAWGILTSDYREDVARTKTRLLDEQAAAAFAADARELRAEATRTLAGYGFEATAVDVTLRADARYAGQDHTITVAVEPGWLDRPRELVAGVRERFVAAHKQLYGHGADDAPLELVTCRCRANGLVTPVRSVSAAPGDGADAVPAEHRDVCFGAGDGFVSTPVYERDQLSGGAEISGPAVVEEWTTTTLIPPGWTAAADRLGNLVLRHQEAAA, via the coding sequence ATGAGAGAGATGGGATCGGGCGCGGCGCGCGTCGCGATCGACGTCGGCGGGACGTTCGTCGACTTCGTCGCGGTCGACGAGGCCGGGAACGTCACGGTCGACAAGCAGCCGGCCACGCCGGCGCGGCTCGTCGAGGAGATCGTCACCGGCCTGGAGCGCCTGCCGATCAGGCTCGACGGGCTCGGCGGCCTCTTCCACGGCACGACGGTCGCGATCAACGCGGTCGTACAGCGGCGCGGCGCGCGCGTCGGGCTGCTGACGACGAGCGGCTTCCGCGACGTGCTGGAGATCGGCCGCGGGTCGCGGCCGAACATCTACGATCCGCTCTATCGGCCGCCGGCTCCGCTCGTGCCGCGCCACCTGCGCCGCGAGGTCCCCGAGCGCCTCGCGCACGACGGCAGCGTCGTCGTCCCGCTCGACCTCGACGCGGTCGACCGCGAGGCCGACGCGCTCGTCGCCGCAGGCGCCGAGTCGATCGCGGTCTGCTTCCTCAACTCGTACGTCGACGCGACGCACGAGCGCCGCGCGGTCGAGCGGATCCGCGAACGCCACCCGCAGATCCGCGTGCAGGCGTCGGTCGAGGCGACGAACGAGTGGCACGAGTTCGAGCGCACCTCGACGGCCGTGCTGAACGCCTATGTGCAGCCGTTGATGGACCGCTACATCTCGTCGCTCGCCGAGACGCTTCGGCAGCGGGGGCTGCGGCGCCCGCTCGCGGTGATGCAGTCCAACGGCGGCGTGATGTCCGGCGAGCGCGCCGCGCTGCAGCCGATCCGCACGCTCGAGTCGGGTCCGGCCGGCGGCGTGATCGGGGCGCGCGCGCTCGCCCGCGAGCTGGGCCTGCCGAACGTCATCTGCGCCGACGTCGGCGGGACGACGTACGACGTGGCGCTGATCGAGGACGGCGAGATCATCGAGCGCACCGAGGTGGAGGTCGAGGGGCGCCCGGTCGTCGGCTCGGCGATCGACATCGTCTCGATCGGCGCCGGCGGCGGCTCGATCGCGTCGCTCGACGCGCTCGGCGGCGTCACCGTCGGCCCACGCAGCGCCGGCGCCGATCCCGGCCCGGCCTGCTTCGGCCTCGGCGGGACCGAGCCGACGGTGACCGACTGCCAGGTCGTACTCGGGCGGATCGATCCCCGGCGCTTCCTCGGAGCGCGCATGCAGCTCGACCTCGAAGCGGCGCGGACGGCGATCTCCGCGCACGTCGCCGAGCCGACCGGCGTCGGCGTCGAGACCGCCGCGAGCGGCGTGCTGGCGCTCGCCGAGACGAACATGACGTACGCGATCCGCGCCGTCACCGTCGAGCGCGGCCTCGACCCGCGCGACTTCGCGATGGTCTCCTACGGCGGCGGCGGCGGGATGTTCGCCGCCGCGATCGCGCAGGAGCTGGAGGTCCCCGTCGTCGTCGTCCCGCGCGCGGCCGCGAACTTCTCCGCCTGGGGCATCCTCACCTCCGACTACCGCGAGGACGTCGCGCGCACGAAGACCCGCCTGCTGGACGAGCAGGCCGCCGCGGCGTTCGCCGCCGACGCGCGCGAGCTGCGCGCCGAGGCGACGCGGACGCTCGCCGGCTACGGCTTCGAGGCGACGGCGGTCGACGTGACGCTGCGCGCGGACGCGCGCTACGCCGGCCAGGACCACACGATCACCGTCGCGGTCGAACCCGGCTGGCTCGACCGGCCGCGGGAGCTGGTCGCCGGCGTGCGCGAGCGCTTCGTCGCCGCGCACAAACAGCTCTACGGCCACGGCGCCGACGACGCGCCGCTGGAGCTGGTCACCTGCCGCTGTCGTGCCAACGGGCTCGTCACGCCGGTCCGCAGCGTGTCGGCGGCGCCGGGCGACGGCGCCGACGCGGTCCCGGCGGAGCATCGCGACGTCTGCTTCGGCGCAGGCGACGGCTTCGTCTCCACGCCCGTCTACGAGCGCGACCAGCTGTCCGGCGGCGCCGAGATCAGCGGTCCGGCCGTGGTCGAGGAGTGGACGACCACGACGCTCATCCCCCCGGGCTGGACGGCGGCGGCCGACCGGCTCGGCAACCTCGTCCTGCGCCATCAGGAGGCAGCGGCATGA
- a CDS encoding hydantoinase B/oxoprolinase family protein, translating into MTTQPATTTFDVFTVEIIRNAFASIALEMNRTLRRTAHNPLLYEVQDFGVGIVSADAELWGDAPGQSLFVGALSETVATALERHGADGFADGDVLICNDPFSTGTHISDTSVYVPIVWEGELVAFAMTTAHWADIGGKSPGGWCPDSTDTYQEGLCFVHQHLVRAGTPTELIDVIRHNVRVPAVVLGDLDAQIAACRLGAARTLALCERHGSGGVRDAMRAVIARTEAAIREQIRALPDGTYRAEVAMDHDGVVKDVHPCVRLQATIAGDELRVSFEGSDAATRGPVNVPAIGTRAAVRVVAKALLAPRDNTNEGHFRALAFDLPGGLVVSAERPSPTDSYGYVVTAIEELAFRALAQVLPERAPAGGFPLVGVLLARVDPRDGAPFVLIDGMGGGNGAGAASDGPSIMLFANGDVTNTPVEVCESRYPVRVRRFAVDPASAGAGRFRGGAGLVREYELLEDGIFLQTVTENSVDPLGKGLFGGGTGATGGIVVNPGRPAEDVLHERVTYYGPLGAGDVVTAQTGGGGGWGPPHERDPETVAADVRDDRVSADEAAATYRVAVVPGERGEQEVDERATARLRGAAG; encoded by the coding sequence ATGACAACCCAGCCCGCGACGACGACGTTCGACGTCTTCACCGTCGAGATCATCCGCAACGCGTTCGCCTCGATCGCGCTCGAGATGAACCGGACGCTGCGGCGGACGGCGCACAACCCGCTGCTCTACGAGGTGCAGGACTTCGGCGTCGGGATCGTCTCCGCCGACGCCGAGCTGTGGGGCGACGCGCCGGGCCAGAGCCTGTTCGTCGGCGCGCTCTCGGAGACGGTCGCCACGGCGCTGGAGCGGCACGGCGCCGACGGCTTCGCGGACGGCGACGTGCTGATCTGCAACGACCCGTTCTCGACCGGGACGCACATCTCCGACACGTCGGTCTACGTCCCGATCGTGTGGGAGGGCGAGCTGGTCGCGTTCGCGATGACGACGGCGCACTGGGCTGACATCGGCGGGAAGAGCCCCGGCGGCTGGTGCCCGGACTCGACCGACACCTACCAGGAAGGGCTCTGCTTCGTCCACCAGCACCTGGTGCGCGCGGGCACGCCGACCGAGCTGATCGACGTGATCCGCCACAACGTGCGCGTGCCGGCGGTCGTGCTCGGCGACCTCGACGCGCAGATCGCCGCGTGCCGCCTCGGCGCGGCGCGGACGCTCGCGCTGTGCGAGCGGCACGGGTCGGGCGGCGTGCGCGACGCGATGCGCGCGGTGATCGCCCGCACCGAGGCGGCGATCCGCGAGCAGATCCGCGCGCTGCCGGACGGCACCTACCGCGCCGAGGTCGCGATGGACCACGACGGCGTCGTCAAGGACGTCCACCCGTGCGTCCGCTTGCAGGCGACGATCGCGGGCGACGAGCTGCGGGTCTCCTTCGAGGGCTCGGACGCGGCGACGCGCGGCCCGGTCAACGTCCCGGCGATCGGCACGCGCGCCGCCGTGCGCGTCGTCGCGAAGGCGCTGCTGGCGCCGCGCGACAACACCAACGAGGGCCACTTTCGCGCGCTCGCGTTCGACCTCCCTGGCGGCCTCGTCGTCAGCGCGGAGCGGCCGTCGCCGACCGATTCCTACGGCTACGTCGTGACGGCGATCGAGGAGCTGGCGTTCCGCGCGCTCGCGCAGGTGCTGCCGGAGCGCGCGCCCGCGGGCGGCTTCCCGCTCGTCGGCGTGCTGCTGGCGCGCGTCGACCCGCGCGACGGCGCGCCGTTCGTGCTGATCGACGGGATGGGCGGCGGCAACGGCGCCGGCGCCGCGAGCGACGGGCCGTCGATCATGCTGTTCGCCAACGGCGACGTGACGAACACGCCGGTGGAGGTGTGCGAGTCGCGCTACCCGGTGCGCGTGCGGCGCTTCGCGGTCGACCCGGCGAGCGCCGGCGCCGGGCGCTTCCGCGGCGGGGCGGGCCTGGTGCGCGAGTACGAGCTGCTGGAGGACGGGATCTTCCTCCAGACGGTCACCGAGAACAGCGTCGACCCGCTCGGCAAGGGCCTGTTCGGCGGCGGGACCGGCGCGACCGGCGGGATCGTCGTGAACCCCGGCCGGCCGGCGGAGGACGTGCTGCACGAGCGCGTGACCTACTACGGGCCGCTCGGAGCCGGCGACGTCGTCACGGCGCAGACGGGCGGCGGCGGCGGGTGGGGGCCGCCGCACGAGCGCGACCCCGAGACCGTCGCGGCCGACGTGCGCGACGACCGCGTCAGCGCGGACGAGGCCGCCGCGACGTACCGCGTCGCGGTCGTCCCGGGTGAGCGCGGCGAGCAGGAGGTCGACGAGCGCGCGACCGCGCGCCTGCGCGGAGCGGCCGGATGA
- a CDS encoding creatininase family protein gives MSLVELERITWQQAEAIGADAVGFVAIGATEQHGPHLPMGTDTEIARALTRAVGARVAVPLAATPVISCGLSDHHLGFPGTISLSEETVAGVLDAHLAGLARMGVRRVALVSGHGGNFAFLGRYAQRCGERHPDLAVVAFDDLWAFLEAMTAAGRAHGLDPVACDSHAGQLETSVALAIYGEQGVRPFDDVEGYTASEPDWAERMFREGLRGFAASGVLGRPAGATAAAGRAMIELLAETVADWLVAQLGVERAAR, from the coding sequence ATGAGCCTCGTCGAGCTGGAGCGCATCACGTGGCAGCAGGCCGAGGCGATCGGCGCCGACGCGGTCGGCTTCGTCGCGATCGGCGCCACCGAGCAGCACGGCCCGCACCTCCCGATGGGCACCGACACCGAGATCGCGCGTGCGCTGACGCGCGCGGTCGGCGCGCGCGTCGCGGTGCCGCTCGCCGCGACGCCGGTGATCTCGTGCGGCCTCTCCGATCACCACCTCGGCTTCCCCGGGACGATCAGCCTCAGCGAGGAGACGGTCGCCGGGGTGCTCGACGCGCACCTCGCCGGCCTGGCGCGGATGGGCGTCCGCCGGGTCGCGCTCGTCAGCGGCCACGGCGGCAACTTCGCCTTCCTCGGCAGGTACGCGCAGCGTTGCGGCGAGCGCCACCCGGACCTCGCGGTGGTCGCCTTCGACGACCTGTGGGCGTTCCTGGAGGCGATGACGGCGGCCGGCCGCGCGCACGGACTCGACCCCGTCGCGTGCGACTCGCACGCCGGGCAGTTGGAGACGAGCGTCGCGCTCGCGATCTACGGCGAGCAGGGGGTGCGGCCGTTCGACGACGTCGAGGGCTACACCGCGTCGGAGCCCGACTGGGCCGAGCGGATGTTCCGCGAGGGCCTGCGCGGGTTTGCCGCGAGCGGCGTGCTCGGCCGCCCGGCGGGCGCGACCGCGGCGGCCGGGAGGGCGATGATCGAGCTGCTTGCCGAGACCGTCGCCGACTGGCTCGTCGCGCAGCTCGGGGTCGAGCGCGCCGCGCGATGA
- a CDS encoding DUF917 domain-containing protein, translating to MRRLDERALHDVARGAAVLGIGGGGDPRGATLAAVRALRAFGPPALAGCDALADDDLVVCPLLVGAVRPDAAPLPLGVELVAAFDALRRVLDRPVAALLPLKVGGVGGAAAALALAARTGLPVLDADATGRAFPQNDPTTFALHGVAATPAAVADGRGNAVVVTAADLDWTERLLGGAVSQLGGIAPFCGYPVTGAQVRAAGIAGTISLAERIGRTVREAVAAGADPIPGVLAATGGFALLRGTVAGVDRRRSERGWLVGETVVDGAGADAGRRATVAFQNESLVVRRADGALLAAVPDLIALIDADSGQAIAADRVRRGQRVVVLGIPCDARWRTPAGLALAGPRRFGYDAEHVPVERIAGAAAGIRQPDRIERAGRSSP from the coding sequence ATGAGGCGGCTCGACGAGCGCGCGTTGCACGACGTCGCCCGCGGCGCGGCGGTGCTGGGGATCGGCGGCGGAGGCGATCCCCGTGGCGCGACGCTCGCGGCGGTGCGGGCGCTGCGCGCGTTCGGCCCGCCTGCGCTCGCCGGCTGCGACGCGCTCGCCGACGACGACCTCGTCGTCTGCCCGCTGCTCGTCGGCGCCGTGCGCCCGGACGCCGCTCCGCTCCCGCTCGGCGTGGAGCTGGTCGCTGCGTTCGACGCGCTGCGCCGCGTGCTCGACCGGCCCGTCGCGGCGCTGCTGCCGCTCAAGGTCGGCGGTGTCGGCGGCGCCGCCGCGGCGCTGGCGCTGGCGGCCCGGACCGGCCTGCCGGTGCTCGACGCCGACGCGACCGGCCGGGCGTTCCCGCAGAACGACCCGACGACGTTCGCGCTGCACGGCGTCGCCGCCACGCCCGCGGCGGTCGCGGACGGGCGCGGGAACGCGGTCGTCGTGACCGCGGCCGACCTCGACTGGACCGAGCGGCTGCTGGGAGGCGCCGTCTCGCAGCTCGGCGGGATCGCGCCGTTCTGCGGCTACCCCGTCACGGGAGCGCAGGTGCGCGCCGCCGGCATCGCGGGGACGATCTCGCTGGCGGAGCGGATCGGCCGCACCGTCCGCGAGGCGGTCGCGGCGGGTGCCGACCCGATCCCGGGCGTGCTGGCGGCGACCGGCGGCTTCGCGCTGCTGCGCGGCACGGTCGCCGGCGTCGACCGCCGCCGCTCCGAGCGCGGCTGGCTGGTCGGCGAGACGGTCGTGGACGGCGCCGGCGCCGACGCCGGGCGGCGCGCGACCGTCGCGTTCCAGAACGAGAGCCTCGTCGTCCGCCGTGCCGACGGCGCACTGCTCGCGGCCGTCCCCGACCTGATCGCGCTGATCGACGCCGACAGCGGACAGGCGATCGCCGCCGACCGCGTGCGCCGCGGGCAGCGCGTCGTCGTGCTCGGGATCCCGTGCGACGCGCGCTGGCGGACGCCGGCCGGGCTGGCGCTGGCCGGGCCGCGCCGCTTCGGCTACGACGCCGAGCACGTGCCGGTCGAGCGGATCGCCGGGGCCGCTGCCGGGATCCGTCAGCCCGACCGGATCGAGCGGGCGGGAAGGTCGAGCCCGTAG
- a CDS encoding DUF917 domain-containing protein, translating into MRIGVEEVDPLVLGCTLLSAGGGGVSEMSLAELFLRGVLGDAGTVDVVPAEALDDDALVIPVALVGSPTAFSEQLISDALPLQLKMAVEEHAQREVAAVMPLQIAGVNGPAAVAFAARLGLPLVDADGMARSSPTLRQVWMHLAGIDVSPVVLVGEEGTSNVLRARTIETMNRLAWGAFASLAGTVACAMFLLDGRDVARATIPGSVSAAIELGRRVRGANGSDPVAAVAAALGGQVVVRGKIVHVQRRADPPWGGGSIVVETDRDERIARVEFQTENVAVVEDGRVIATVPDVIDVLDVRSGMPVLPERYRYGRRVAIVAAPTHPLWYGERALATTGPAAYGLDLPARSIRSG; encoded by the coding sequence GTGAGGATCGGCGTCGAGGAGGTCGACCCGCTCGTGCTCGGCTGCACGCTGCTCAGCGCCGGCGGCGGCGGCGTCAGCGAGATGTCGCTCGCCGAGCTGTTCCTGCGCGGCGTGCTCGGCGACGCGGGGACGGTCGACGTCGTCCCCGCGGAGGCGCTCGACGACGACGCGCTGGTGATCCCCGTCGCGCTGGTCGGCTCGCCGACCGCGTTCAGCGAGCAGCTGATCTCCGACGCGCTGCCGCTGCAGCTGAAGATGGCCGTCGAGGAGCACGCGCAGCGCGAGGTGGCCGCCGTGATGCCGTTGCAGATCGCCGGTGTCAACGGGCCCGCAGCCGTCGCGTTCGCCGCGCGGCTGGGGCTCCCGCTCGTCGACGCCGACGGGATGGCGCGCTCCTCCCCCACGCTGCGCCAGGTCTGGATGCACCTCGCCGGGATCGACGTGAGCCCCGTCGTGCTGGTCGGCGAGGAAGGCACCTCCAACGTGCTGCGCGCCCGCACGATCGAGACGATGAACCGGCTCGCCTGGGGCGCGTTCGCGTCGCTGGCGGGCACGGTCGCCTGCGCGATGTTCCTGCTGGACGGCCGCGACGTCGCACGCGCGACGATCCCCGGTTCGGTGTCCGCGGCGATCGAGCTGGGCCGCCGCGTGCGCGGCGCGAACGGGAGCGATCCGGTCGCGGCCGTCGCGGCGGCGCTCGGCGGGCAGGTCGTCGTCCGCGGCAAGATCGTCCACGTGCAGCGGCGCGCCGATCCGCCGTGGGGCGGCGGGTCGATCGTCGTCGAGACCGACCGCGACGAGCGGATCGCGCGCGTCGAGTTCCAGACCGAGAACGTGGCGGTGGTCGAGGACGGCCGCGTGATCGCGACCGTCCCGGACGTGATCGACGTGCTCGACGTCCGCAGCGGCATGCCGGTCCTGCCGGAGCGCTATCGCTACGGCCGCCGCGTCGCGATCGTGGCGGCGCCGACCCATCCCCTCTGGTACGGCGAGCGGGCGCTGGCGACCACGGGGCCGGCGGCCTACGGGCTCGACCTTCCCGCCCGCTCGATCCGGTCGGGCTGA